The following proteins are encoded in a genomic region of Gimesia algae:
- a CDS encoding nuclear transport factor 2 family protein: protein MSALKPPFTLETATAKVRAAEDAWNSRDPERVSLAYSPDSQWRNRDQFLQGRDRIREFLSGKWERELDYRLVKALWSFSDDHIAVRFQYEYHDAAGQWFRAYGNELWEFDEEGLMRRREASINDVPIAEDQRRFHWPTSAPRPADHTGIPAVA, encoded by the coding sequence ATGTCCGCTCTCAAACCACCGTTCACTCTCGAAACTGCCACCGCTAAAGTCCGAGCCGCAGAAGATGCCTGGAACAGTCGCGATCCCGAAAGAGTCTCCCTGGCTTATTCCCCGGATTCCCAGTGGCGAAACCGCGACCAGTTCCTGCAGGGCCGCGATCGAATTCGGGAATTCCTGTCTGGCAAATGGGAACGGGAACTCGATTACCGACTTGTCAAAGCACTCTGGAGTTTTTCAGACGACCACATCGCGGTCCGCTTCCAGTACGAGTACCACGATGCGGCCGGTCAATGGTTTCGCGCCTACGGCAATGAGCTCTGGGAATTCGATGAAGAAGGTTTAATGCGCCGCCGCGAAGCAAGCATCAACGACGTCCCTATCGCGGAAGATCAACGCCGGTTTCACTGGCCCACCTCCGCTCCACGCCCCGCCGATCACACTGGGATTCCAGCTGTCGCCTGA
- a CDS encoding DUF434 domain-containing protein yields MPDQRQHRGAHPQDQSLFDTVSEPGLRQATCDFSWLLTRGYAPVSALKLVGDRYALNARQRTAVGRCACGEVEAGRRQAHQVKTQDLAEQELWIDGYNVLMSLEAALSGGVILQARDGCYRDMASMHGSYRKVAETIPAIQILGELMAEWNVATCRWLLDQPVSNSGRLKTMLREISEAHGWNWEIDLVPDPDPVLSQTDQIVASADSQILNEAERWFNLARCAIETRVPAAWIVDLSGE; encoded by the coding sequence TTCCGAGCCGGGACTGCGGCAGGCGACCTGTGACTTCAGCTGGCTGTTGACTCGCGGGTATGCGCCTGTTTCTGCACTCAAACTGGTGGGGGACCGGTATGCTTTGAATGCGCGGCAGAGAACCGCTGTGGGGCGTTGTGCCTGCGGTGAAGTGGAAGCTGGCCGACGACAGGCACATCAGGTTAAGACGCAGGACCTCGCGGAGCAGGAATTGTGGATCGATGGTTACAATGTGCTGATGTCGCTGGAAGCCGCGTTGTCAGGCGGAGTCATTCTGCAGGCCCGCGATGGCTGCTATCGTGACATGGCCAGCATGCACGGCAGTTATCGCAAAGTGGCTGAGACGATCCCGGCGATCCAGATCCTGGGCGAACTGATGGCGGAATGGAACGTTGCCACCTGTCGCTGGCTGCTGGATCAACCGGTCTCCAACAGTGGGCGATTGAAGACGATGCTGCGGGAGATCAGTGAAGCGCATGGCTGGAACTGGGAGATTGACCTGGTACCTGACCCCGATCCCGTGCTGAGTCAAACCGACCAGATCGTGGCTTCCGCTGACAGCCAGATTCTCAACGAGGCCGAACGCTGGTTCAACCTGGCACGTTGCGCCATTGAGACGCGGGTACCCGCTGCCTGGATTGTGGATTTGTCGGGAGAGTGA